The DNA region AACTGAAGTTGGTGCATCTGTTTATGGCAAGCAGCGAGTTAAAGAATTTGTTGTTTTTGGACCTTGACAATATCTCATTTGGATGGGATCATATCCTTGCGCTAAGCAGTTACTAGAGGCATTCTTTACAGATGCTTTTTTGGTAGCCAAGGAAGAGAGATCAAGGGCAAATGAAACAAATAGTAGAGCAAGGTTACAAATGTGCTGCCTCTTTGAGGTATTCTGGTTAAGGTGCTAAAGATTATTCCCTTCACTTGCATTTCTTTCAACTTTATCTGTTTCCTAGGAACCTAGACTCAGTGGATGGAGTTAAACCCCTGTGCACATTGAAAATAGTCATTGAAGCTTAGGTACCTTCCACTGAAAACCCAGTTCTGTGAACAATCCTCTGCACTAATGCATGCTTTCCatttctcttccttcttctttcgttATTTAGCCAGCGGAGATTTTTCTTAGTATTGGTTTTTTTAGATTGAAGTCAAGTGGCTTAGGAAATTTTAGAACAGTTACGTCCAACCTTGTGTTTTATGTTAGATGCCCCAGTTCTGTGCCTTCACTGACTTTATTCCAccttaataaaagaaaagagatacAAATGGCGTGGCTTTTATTGGCAACTAGTAATTTGGTCTTCCCAAATGGTTTGATCACTCGGTATGCTTCTTATAACTTGCAATGTTTGGCTTCTCTATTCAGGCTAATATTCTACCCAGATGCCAGCCTACCTTACTGCTAGTGTTCATGTGTAACCCACAGGCTTCCCCTGCCTACTAAATGCTCGCGCTATCAGGTCTACCTCATATTGCTCAAGTACTGATTTGCATTAGTTCAGATTTCTAATTTCTATCCTTAATTGTTGCACTGGCGCCATTTTGATATAATGCTATTGGCCTTTATCTGATATAATAGTGAGCATTGGCTTGCTCCATTTCCTTAGTCGGTTTCACCACTTGTGTCTCCAGCAAAACTGCACTGTCCAAGTTTCACTCTTAGCATGATTTCTATAACATGGCTGGCGAGTTCAGCTAGACTTAGAGTTTAGGTTATTGAGTTTATTGTCTCAGACTTTTGATCACCCAAATGCTAATAACATAtttgtgaaattgttagtttgatTTAGCTTGCTGGGGCTACTGTTGCCAGTTATTGGAATGACAATGACTAAGATTATTTTCTTCTAAAGGATTAGTTGTAGTGGAGTATTGTTTTATAAACGACACGGAAAGTATTTTTTCCATTTCATCCAAATTAGCTGCTACTTTGCTTTCGTAGGTCAAATTTGAAGTGCCCTTGGATGTAGATAAACTTTATTTGAAATCCAATTGTAGTACTCTATTGGGTGGCATCAACCTTGGAGtgaggcggagccagaatttgatGTTTATGGGTTCTTAATTTGCCACGGAACCTATAGCTCGTCTTAGTTACTGGGTTCGTGATtaaatatttttgcatatttaatgaattttctaGTACAAATGCAGTGTTTAAGCAAAAGTGATTGGGTTCGGTCGAAGGTTAGCTCCGCTTCTGCTTGGAGTCCTTATGAAATTCAAAGGAAACTGAATCCGTAAACAATTGCTCCGGGGGAAAACATAGGCTTTGGTGCTATTTTACAAACTATTATATGCCATTGTAGACAGAGCTCCAGAAATGGTTGTCTGCTCTAACGATGAGAGATAATAAATATCTGGTTGAATAATTAAAGAGTCCAAGTTTGTTCGAACATCACTTTTATAAGTAAAGGAAATTGTTATCTGCACGTTTTGATTGCCAAGCTAACGGCAGCAGAATCGCAAATAGTTCTGTCCACTCTCTTATCAAAAGGAAGTAATCAGACTGATCGAGTTTTTAATACCACTAAATGGATTTTGAACTGAGTACCCAACtttctatgattaatattgtATACTATATGGTTTTGGTGGCGTTGAAGTCTCTTTATTGTACTCTAAACTTAACATCTTAAACATTATGCTTTAGGCAAGTCGACTTGTAACTATTTGACATCTATCCACACATTTTACCGATCAAAAGAATTCTGTACACACTTCTATTTGGTTAGTAGTATAATATTACACGAACACAAGAAGAGCAATGCAACCCACTATGATTTGTTTTTTCTATACAAGGGTACATCGCTGCTCAACTCCCTTACCAAACTCTCTCTCCCTCTATTTCTGCCAAAAGTTATAGCAATTTTGACAGCAATTGAAGATCACAGCTCAGCCATTTGCAAATTGCAATAGTTTATTTCCACTTCAGAAGGTATGATTGCGGGGTTTCCATGAGCatttcaaaaatcaaacaacTATACAACACAACTCTTCATCTTTTGTCATCAAATGCTTTTGCTTTTTCTACAGATTCCATTGCTTCTTCAAACGATTTCTACACTCAAAGATCACAAAGAAGATTGTTATGGAAAATTATTCGACATGTTACTGCTTACTATAACAAATACTTCTAGGACTGAATGACGAAACTCAAGTCATATAAATCTACACAGAAACAATAAAACTACAAAAGCAAGAAGATAAGCTGTAAAAGTTAGGAGTCCACTGCCAACTGAAATGTCCAACTATTCACATAATCCAAAACTATGACCAACCAGAGCTTTTACCAGCTTGGCAAACTTTTCAGAAATCATATTTAACAGAAAACGGATTATATCATTTTCTTATATGTAAGGAATAGGAAATAGGTATTTCATATCCCACTGACTGGCATACATTAATCATTCTCGTTAACTTAAATCCCAGCTTCACGGATTGCTTATGGACCAAAAATGAAGGTCACATATATCTAAAAGAAGATAAGAGATCTAGAGCAAACAGTATCCTAAACCAAGTCACATTGTTAAACTAAAGATCCATATCTAATCCTACCATTGATGCAAGAAAAAGGAGGACCAAATATATTAAAGTGTACGCAACAGTAAACCTTGTTTGGACTACACTTTTTTGGTTCGTTATGACACAGTTTGAATCTCTATGCTGTTTCAATTAATGAAAAGTGTATGAATGGTGATGGATAAAAGGAAGAGAAGTCATACTCCAGAATTTTGCATCTTCCATAGTGCCTCCCCACCTGCATCAACTACATATGTTGCACCTAACAATACACTGTAGAGAAATATATATCAGTGATATCCTGAGAAGATCTTAACTGGGTCAACATTGAGGTAAATAACTTATCCACATCAAAAACATTGAGGTAAAACAAAAGAGCAAGGTGATGTCTTAGAGAGTCGAGTTGTTCACATGAATAACAAAGTTTAGGATCTAACGCCTGGACAGTCAATAGGACAAATCATTACAACAACTTCCTCTAGAGCTTAAAGACAAATCATTCAGTATTGGCATGAAACAAGTCTTTTTATCCGCAATATAAATCATgtaaaaattcactaaaattgcaataaatagtaaaatatgaacccataactttaaaaatgtatcgagttcaatgctaaaaaccgTAAATGTTGAACCACATAGAGCTAAACTCCTTGATCGGCCTCTGGTCCAAATGGAGCATGATGGATATTGAAAATTCATATAGCCAACTCAAACTATCTGAGATTTGAAGGACATTTATTCATGTTCTTGTACCACTAATACAACTTTTTTTTATCAATCAAATAGTATCATATAAAATGGAAGTAGGGGAACAAAATACAAAAGCCccacaaaaaaattaaaaggaaaggGGCAAAGGGGAAAGGAGAATTACCCAGCCAAGGCAGCGTTGAGGAGAAACGCCCGCGTGGTCATGAACCGCATAACCGTTTCCAATTTGGTAAAAACGCTAGCAGAACCTCCATCTGCAGGCCGACTATACCCATATCCATAACCGTAATTATTCCTATAACTGTTCTGATAACTATTACGGTAATAATTGTCACTATTACCACCGCTATAATAATTATTCGCAGAATTCCGGTAACTATTTTGACGAATATTGTAATCAGCGCGTTTGCGATCGTCGATCAGAGTCTCGTACGCTTCGGAAACTTGCTTGAATTTGAGAGTAGCGTTTTCCTTTAACTGTTGCGGTGAATGTACGTGCTTGTCGGGATGAAATTCCATTGCCAATTTTCGAAACGCTTGTTTAATATCTTCCTTGCTTGCGCTTCGTGTTAACCCTAATATTTTGTAGTGATCCATTGTTTGTTGTTTTCAGCTAATTTTTCTGTCAATTTGGAGGAAGTGGAAATGGAGGTTTCAGAGGTTATGTACGTGTAACTATGGCAAAAAAAGAGAGAAGTACGTGACCTCGTGGAGCTTCCATGGCCGTGAGTGCTCTTCGTCAATCGCTGTAAATATTAAAATCACTCGATTcgaagatttttctttttttccattcGAAGATTGTAAATTTCAAAGATAAAAGTATTACGGTAAGAATATAAATAATTAATACTAACTAATACGTAGAAACAATAAAAAAGGATACAATATTACTGTACAATTTTgtaacttttaagaaaatgaatatagttttgtttgtttttttaattgTGACTGCAATTCCAATTGTgaactcttttatttatttaaacaccATCTCAACTATTTCATTGACGTTAAACCACGCAAATTAGAACATCCGCTCAGCAATTTGAATTGAATTGGTTCAATTTAAAACTGAATTTAGCAGTTTGACATTTTTTATAACTCCTACAAAAAACATAACACTTCCGCCGTCTTTCAGATGAAAAAACCAAATGTTAGTGACGGATATTTTCCTCTAAACTAGGCCAGACCTTAAGTTGAGGAAATAATTTCACCTCTTCGAGCCAGCCTATGAATTCAGATTAGGAATTCATTAAACTATGGTATAATCAAACAAGTACGAGGGATTTGGGCTTGTAACATAAAACTGTGGTTTTtgattatttgacataaaattCCTATCTCCAAAGGGACCTTATTCGTTGATATCGTAAAAATTGCATGAGGCGTCCTATTTGGTCGTCTCTTTTTAATTTATACCCGTTTTGTTTTTTCGTTTGCATCCGTAcccatttttttgttaaaagcattttaaaaaaacgattttgcccttctttaataaaaaactattgacaaaactgtagactgcaggacaaaacttcaacatattttggtatgaaattttagcaaatgaactaaataatttcagcatgcattagaaaaaactaattagaaaattacataatgcaagacaaaaacttaagcatgtttagtctgaaattttagcaaatgaactaaaaaacttcagcttgtttagactgaagtttcggataaaactcatgacaaaactatAGACTGCATGACAAAACTTTAGCATGCTTcggtatgaagttttagcaaatgaactaaataacttcagcatgcattagcaaaaattcattagaaaattacatactgcaagacaaaaagtTAAGCATATTTAgtgtgaagttttagcaaatgaactaaaaaacttaagtatgtttagtctgaaactgtagactgcaggacaaaacttcagcatgttttggcatgaagttttagcaaatgaactaaataacttaagcatgtttagtcagaagttttagcaaatgaactaaataacttaagcatgtttagtctgaagttttagcaaatgaactaaataacttaagcatgtttagtctaaagttttagcaaatgaactaaataacttaagcatgtttagtatggagttttagcaaatgaactaaataacttaagcatgtttagtctaaagttttagcaaatgaactaaataacttaagcatgtttagtctgaagtaggagtggcaaaatagttaaaagaaaacagtcaACTACCCAttttatccactaaaaaatgggttggatagtgaactttttaaaaattggtCAAAtgtggataagaaccatattatccatttagaaaatggataatcaaTGGGTAACAAATGaataactaatgagtttaacttttacatttgtaaaacctcaaattgagggttcctcaagtttgggagactagaaattctcccaaaagtgatcatattcatgaagtcatggataatatggttacccat from Nicotiana tabacum cultivar K326 chromosome 24, ASM71507v2, whole genome shotgun sequence includes:
- the LOC107802358 gene encoding chaperone protein dnaJ 72 — protein: MDHYKILGLTRSASKEDIKQAFRKLAMEFHPDKHVHSPQQLKENATLKFKQVSEAYETLIDDRKRADYNIRQNSYRNSANNYYSGGNSDNYYRNSYQNSYRNNYGYGYGYSRPADGGSASVFTKLETVMRFMTTRAFLLNAALAGVLLGATYVVDAGGEALWKMQNSGKSFEEAMESVEKAKAFDDKR